From a region of the Halomonas sp. HL-93 genome:
- a CDS encoding VOC family protein — protein MQFIVNIDVEELGKAISFYESGLGLQLSRRLFGDTVAEMVGGPAPIYLIEQPEASAAAPGTSHQRDYKRHWTPVHLDFIVEDIDVAVKQAVSAGASQEGEIKTYAWGRLATMSDPFGNGFCLLAFAEGGYGHAE, from the coding sequence ATGCAGTTCATCGTAAACATTGATGTGGAAGAGCTTGGGAAAGCCATCTCCTTCTACGAGAGTGGGCTTGGTTTGCAGCTTAGTCGGCGACTATTTGGCGATACGGTTGCAGAAATGGTCGGAGGACCTGCGCCCATTTATCTGATCGAGCAGCCTGAAGCGAGCGCTGCTGCCCCCGGTACTTCCCACCAGCGTGACTATAAGCGCCATTGGACACCAGTACATCTGGATTTCATTGTTGAAGATATAGACGTGGCAGTAAAACAGGCAGTGTCGGCGGGCGCTTCCCAGGAAGGGGAAATCAAGACTTACGCTTGGGGCAGGCTTGCAACAATGAGCGATCCTTTTGGAAATGGGTTCTGTCTACTAGCGTTTGCTGAAGGAGGTTACGGCCA
- a CDS encoding MFS transporter, whose translation MTCCKSDIMPVYIRHLQVIALLAAVLLVGSNAFVLSPLLSEVAEGLATEPFRITWSISAFGAATAVSALTLARLIDHLPAGRVLGGAALILALAQASSGTSQNWLWLCLSQGVAGVAIGVLLPGAYATAAATAPKGAEASRLGIVLTGWALSLVLAVPLAAIVAERAGWRMVYALLAGLSVLTAIGLMFTLRGVHPGVALRTSAWQAMRLPGVAKLLVVMFAYMTAFYGSFAFFGEGVRQAFRLSTQGTGTFVLAYGMGFGLAGIGLGIVTPNITRHYMMLVLSGITISYACWSLALETRPTAVAAAVVWGALNQMGLNALIVLLSRYAAEARGAVMGMNSAVTYSAVFAGPLIMSPIYAGSGFTSVSALSAVFVAMGALVSWKTV comes from the coding sequence ATGACATGCTGCAAATCAGACATTATGCCTGTTTATATTCGGCATCTTCAGGTGATCGCATTGCTCGCTGCGGTACTTTTGGTCGGGTCAAATGCCTTTGTCCTCAGTCCTCTTCTTTCAGAAGTGGCGGAAGGGCTGGCTACGGAACCCTTTCGTATCACCTGGTCGATATCCGCTTTCGGCGCAGCAACGGCAGTGTCGGCGTTGACGCTTGCGCGGTTGATCGACCACTTGCCGGCCGGGCGAGTTTTGGGTGGTGCCGCGTTAATTCTGGCGCTAGCACAAGCGTCAAGCGGCACAAGCCAGAACTGGCTCTGGCTCTGTTTGTCCCAAGGGGTCGCTGGAGTGGCCATCGGGGTGCTTCTGCCCGGAGCGTATGCGACAGCGGCAGCAACAGCCCCAAAGGGAGCTGAAGCCTCAAGACTTGGGATTGTGCTGACAGGTTGGGCGCTTTCTCTCGTGTTGGCGGTGCCCCTAGCGGCCATCGTTGCTGAACGGGCCGGCTGGCGAATGGTCTATGCCCTTCTAGCTGGGCTTTCAGTTTTAACCGCCATCGGGTTGATGTTTACCCTGCGTGGCGTACACCCTGGCGTTGCGTTACGAACATCAGCTTGGCAGGCAATGCGACTGCCGGGCGTGGCGAAGCTGCTTGTCGTGATGTTTGCCTATATGACGGCCTTTTACGGCAGCTTTGCTTTTTTTGGTGAAGGTGTGCGGCAGGCCTTCCGTCTTTCTACGCAAGGTACCGGAACATTTGTGTTGGCCTACGGGATGGGATTCGGCTTGGCCGGAATCGGGCTGGGCATCGTCACACCGAATATCACGCGACACTATATGATGCTGGTGCTGTCAGGCATTACAATAAGTTATGCCTGCTGGAGTCTTGCGCTTGAGACTCGGCCGACGGCTGTCGCGGCGGCCGTCGTTTGGGGAGCCTTAAACCAAATGGGGCTGAACGCACTGATCGTTTTGTTAAGTCGGTACGCGGCAGAAGCGCGCGGAGCGGTAATGGGCATGAATAGCGCAGTGACGTACTCGGCCGTTTTTGCCGGACCGTTGATCATGAGCCCCATCTATGCCGGATCGGGCTTCACGTCAGTGTCCGCTCTTTCCGCTGTCTTCGTTGCGATGGGTGCTCTGGTGAGCTGGAAAACGGTGTAG
- a CDS encoding LysR family transcriptional regulator — protein MQKRTVRKGKQPSITTQKTRSYLAWNDFEIILAIATEGSLSGASRVLGVSHATVFRRLGEVEQRLGVTLFERSRTGYRPTLAGEELADTARIMDEAALAAERKVAGRDLEPSGEIYTTTTDSLLMGLLAPLFTQFQDKYPAIVLDVAVSNQLFNLTRREADVAIRPSNLPPDNLIGRRLATIGQAVYGHRSLGLTPGASIDTLASQPWIGAGPRLQDSALDQWMTKHELKAACVYRVDTLVSILSAIRSRMGLAVLPCYLADNDPEIIQLSDPIPELEYGLWFLMHPDLRGVVKIHALKDFLMEAVQMQKQRLAGPLLR, from the coding sequence TTGCAAAAACGAACAGTAAGAAAGGGCAAGCAGCCTTCGATCACCACACAAAAAACACGCAGTTATCTGGCGTGGAATGACTTCGAGATCATCCTTGCCATCGCGACTGAAGGCTCGCTTTCTGGCGCCTCACGCGTTTTGGGGGTCAGTCATGCCACTGTTTTCCGGCGGCTGGGTGAAGTTGAGCAGCGCTTGGGCGTTACTCTCTTTGAGAGGAGCCGTACCGGCTACCGGCCCACGCTGGCAGGGGAAGAGCTTGCCGATACGGCTAGGATTATGGATGAGGCCGCACTGGCCGCGGAGCGTAAAGTCGCTGGTCGCGACTTGGAGCCCAGTGGGGAAATCTATACCACTACAACGGACTCTTTGTTGATGGGGCTGCTGGCGCCTCTGTTCACGCAATTTCAGGATAAATACCCGGCCATTGTTCTGGATGTTGCCGTCTCTAACCAGTTGTTCAACCTGACTCGCAGGGAGGCGGACGTTGCTATTCGCCCCTCCAACCTTCCGCCGGATAACCTGATTGGTCGGCGCCTGGCAACGATAGGCCAGGCTGTCTACGGACATCGAAGCCTTGGTCTAACGCCGGGAGCCTCCATTGACACCCTTGCCAGCCAGCCGTGGATTGGTGCCGGGCCACGACTGCAGGATTCAGCGCTAGACCAGTGGATGACCAAGCATGAACTGAAGGCGGCCTGCGTCTACCGTGTTGATACCTTGGTCAGCATACTCAGCGCTATTCGCTCTCGCATGGGGTTAGCCGTTCTACCGTGTTATTTGGCGGACAACGATCCAGAAATTATCCAGCTCAGCGATCCTATCCCCGAACTTGAATACGGCCTATGGTTTCTGATGCATCCAGATCTTAGAGGCGTGGTGAAGATTCACGCCCTGAAGGACTTCTTGATGGAAGCTGTTCAAATGCAGAAACAGCGTCTGGCCGGGCCACTATTGCGCTAG
- a CDS encoding aldo/keto reductase produces MNHRIKHRLTRRENLKLMGATLAAMMLPSMPLLANTDGMHRKTLAGSDKKLPVIGMGTWRTFNVGSDETLLDARTEVVKAFFEHGGGLIDSSPMYGSAPDVMGYALQKLGTPERLFAAEKVWSPAGGSAREQVAELKDRWTLDHFDLVQVHNLTDWRDHLAALQEMKAEGTVRHVGITTSHGRRHDEVEQIMSSEDIDFVQLTYNITHREAENRLLPLAEERGIGVIANRPYDGGSLIKHLKQRNAELPEWANEECGCTTWADFLLKFIVSHPAITCAIPATTQVEHMRENMRAGHSPMPSADARQRMADYIESL; encoded by the coding sequence ATGAACCATCGCATCAAGCATCGCCTCACGCGCCGAGAAAACCTCAAGCTCATGGGGGCCACGCTGGCCGCCATGATGTTGCCAAGCATGCCGCTGCTGGCCAACACCGACGGGATGCACCGGAAGACCCTTGCGGGGAGTGACAAAAAGCTGCCCGTGATTGGCATGGGCACCTGGCGCACGTTCAACGTTGGCAGTGACGAGACGCTGCTCGATGCGCGCACCGAGGTGGTGAAGGCCTTTTTCGAACATGGCGGCGGCCTGATCGACTCCTCGCCCATGTACGGCTCGGCACCGGACGTGATGGGCTATGCCTTGCAAAAACTCGGCACACCTGAGCGCCTGTTTGCCGCCGAAAAGGTCTGGAGCCCCGCCGGTGGTTCCGCCCGGGAGCAGGTGGCGGAGTTGAAAGACCGCTGGACGTTGGATCACTTCGACCTGGTGCAGGTGCACAACCTGACCGACTGGCGCGATCACCTGGCCGCGCTGCAGGAAATGAAAGCTGAAGGCACGGTTCGCCATGTCGGTATCACCACCTCCCACGGGCGCCGCCACGACGAGGTGGAGCAAATCATGTCGTCAGAGGATATCGACTTCGTTCAGCTCACCTACAACATCACCCACCGCGAGGCCGAAAACCGACTACTGCCCCTGGCGGAAGAACGCGGCATCGGCGTGATCGCCAACCGGCCTTACGATGGCGGCAGCCTGATCAAGCATCTCAAGCAGCGTAACGCTGAATTGCCCGAATGGGCCAACGAGGAATGCGGCTGCACAACCTGGGCGGACTTCCTGCTGAAATTCATCGTCAGCCATCCGGCGATCACCTGCGCGATACCCGCCACCACCCAGGTCGAACATATGCGCGAGAACATGCGCGCCGGCCACTCCCCCATGCCCTCGGCCGATGCACGGCAGCGGATGGCTGACTATATCGAGTCGCTATGA
- a CDS encoding response regulator: MSIKEFSESAKGFTKSPLGIIALFIVLVYGFASLVVSFGQNVSDHITPLIYFMVFFPILVFLGFLWLVANHHNKLYGPSDFKNEENFLKSQLSSAISLAAAISKQPGGSEVLNKDQLNEIVDIFLKMKRRPSSDKWKNRVLWVDDCPENNIYERQAFEDQGLHIELAISTEEALQILEHEKFAIIISDMGRKEGSEEGYVLLHELRKSGNRTPFVIYAGSNLYEHKKLARERGAIGSTNRPQELFQLVMRTVQNGSE; this comes from the coding sequence TTGAGTATCAAGGAATTCTCAGAATCTGCGAAGGGATTTACCAAAAGTCCCTTAGGGATTATTGCTCTATTTATTGTGCTTGTGTATGGCTTTGCTTCTTTGGTGGTTAGCTTTGGCCAAAATGTATCAGATCACATAACGCCTCTAATTTATTTTATGGTTTTTTTCCCCATCTTGGTTTTTTTGGGATTTCTTTGGCTTGTCGCCAATCATCATAATAAATTATACGGGCCATCGGATTTCAAAAATGAAGAGAACTTTTTGAAGTCACAACTTTCATCTGCCATTTCATTGGCTGCTGCAATATCAAAGCAACCTGGTGGTAGCGAAGTGCTCAATAAAGATCAACTGAATGAAATTGTTGACATTTTTTTGAAAATGAAGAGAAGGCCTTCATCTGATAAATGGAAAAATAGAGTTTTGTGGGTTGATGATTGTCCGGAGAATAATATTTATGAGCGCCAAGCTTTTGAAGATCAAGGCTTACACATAGAGCTTGCTATTTCTACCGAAGAAGCCTTGCAAATATTAGAACATGAAAAATTCGCAATTATTATCTCAGATATGGGTAGAAAGGAAGGATCGGAAGAAGGCTATGTGCTACTCCATGAGCTAAGAAAATCTGGTAATAGAACGCCTTTTGTGATTTATGCGGGTTCTAATCTTTATGAGCATAAAAAGTTGGCTCGTGAACGAGGCGCTATCGGTAGCACTAACAGGCCGCAAGAACTGTTCCAACTAGTAATGCGAACAGTGCAAAATGGCTCTGAATAA
- a CDS encoding DUF6064 family protein, with protein sequence MNAWASYQVQDFIPFTAEVYFRLLERMGETFWPLQLLTLALGAATLVLALRHRTRIACLLPAPLWAFVAVAFFIQRYAELNWAGGYVGYAFIAQALLLVVMALTGWGMDNATRATHPPVIIGIAVTLFGLIIMPLVAPLSGGAWLQAEVFGIHADPTAVTTLGLVLIMLRGFALWIAAIIPALWLVVSGLTLQVLGSSGAAVLFSVLAIALIGLAWKSFESKR encoded by the coding sequence ATGAACGCGTGGGCAAGCTACCAGGTACAGGACTTTATTCCCTTCACGGCGGAGGTGTACTTTCGCCTGTTGGAACGCATGGGCGAAACCTTCTGGCCGCTGCAATTACTGACCCTCGCCCTGGGCGCCGCCACCCTGGTGCTGGCGCTGAGACACCGCACGCGAATAGCCTGCCTACTACCCGCCCCGCTATGGGCCTTTGTGGCCGTGGCGTTTTTCATTCAGCGCTATGCAGAACTTAACTGGGCCGGGGGCTATGTTGGTTACGCTTTCATCGCCCAGGCCTTGCTGCTGGTAGTGATGGCGCTAACGGGATGGGGAATGGATAACGCAACACGCGCAACACACCCACCGGTTATTATCGGCATCGCCGTCACCCTCTTCGGCCTGATCATCATGCCGCTGGTAGCTCCGCTGAGTGGTGGTGCCTGGCTTCAGGCGGAAGTGTTCGGCATACACGCCGACCCCACGGCGGTGACTACGCTGGGCCTGGTGCTTATCATGTTGCGGGGTTTCGCCCTATGGATCGCCGCCATCATTCCTGCGCTCTGGCTGGTCGTTTCAGGCCTGACGTTGCAGGTGCTGGGTTCGTCGGGCGCCGCTGTGCTGTTCTCTGTGTTGGCGATTGCTCTGATTGGGCTGGCCTGGAAAAGTTTTGAATCCAAACGATAA
- a CDS encoding LysR family transcriptional regulator, with the protein MKEQIGLERLTGLIAFARAGSLGSYTAAARSLSVSPSAISKSIQRLERHFGVSLFTRTTRSLSFTAEGRDLHGRVLELLRQAEEIEQVVKSARTEPAGTLRIATSLPLGLHLIAPAITDFRTRYPKVAIDLRLSDHIVGMVEEGIDLAVRIGELADSSLLSRRLSPYRLSCYASPDYLARYGAPEHPDELVGHETINLRYQSTGQMFRWPFRIGEREVEIVPSSPVIVDSSEAVIAAMTAGAGIGMAASFMAAPRVRRSELIPILPDFGVERHNIVALWPQSRRTNPAVRAFIDMLIERL; encoded by the coding sequence ATGAAAGAACAAATTGGATTAGAACGCCTCACGGGCCTTATCGCATTTGCACGCGCCGGTTCATTAGGCAGCTACACCGCTGCGGCGCGCTCGTTGTCTGTTTCGCCCTCTGCGATAAGCAAAAGCATTCAGCGGTTGGAGCGTCACTTCGGCGTCTCTCTTTTCACTCGCACGACACGATCTCTGTCTTTCACGGCCGAGGGCCGCGACTTGCATGGACGTGTGCTAGAGCTGCTGCGCCAAGCAGAAGAGATAGAGCAGGTGGTCAAGTCTGCTCGTACCGAGCCCGCAGGCACGTTACGAATTGCGACATCACTTCCACTGGGACTGCATCTGATTGCTCCTGCTATTACGGATTTTCGAACACGCTACCCGAAGGTAGCGATCGACCTGCGGCTGAGCGACCACATCGTCGGTATGGTTGAAGAGGGCATTGATCTTGCAGTACGGATCGGTGAACTTGCGGATTCGTCACTTTTGTCCAGGCGACTCTCACCTTACAGGCTCTCTTGCTACGCTTCGCCAGACTACTTGGCTAGGTATGGTGCTCCCGAGCATCCTGATGAGCTGGTGGGGCACGAAACGATCAATTTGCGTTACCAAAGTACGGGACAAATGTTTCGCTGGCCGTTCCGGATCGGCGAGAGGGAGGTTGAGATAGTGCCATCTTCCCCTGTCATCGTTGACTCAAGCGAAGCCGTCATCGCCGCTATGACCGCAGGAGCAGGCATCGGAATGGCTGCAAGTTTCATGGCTGCCCCGCGGGTTAGACGAAGTGAACTTATACCCATCCTGCCTGACTTCGGCGTAGAGCGTCATAATATAGTTGCGTTATGGCCGCAGAGTCGGCGCACCAACCCTGCTGTACGCGCCTTTATTGATATGTTGATCGAACGACTTTGA
- a CDS encoding Lrp/AsnC family transcriptional regulator: MMKSNAIRKDSSHPSGLDRTDRMLLRLLAERADRSYVELSELVHLSPPAVHERVKRLRRDGVIQGTVAKLDGEKIGCPLLAFVHVLTEGWGMTEPILSLRQLADVEEIHTATGDTCLILKLRCSGPANLEKLLSRIQKVKGVQSTHSYVVLGTYLERGPIPEVPASINHSGSDNP, from the coding sequence ATGATGAAATCGAATGCCATTCGGAAAGATTCCTCACACCCGTCCGGACTCGACCGGACGGACCGAATGCTGTTAAGGCTGCTTGCCGAGCGCGCGGACCGATCTTATGTCGAACTGTCCGAATTGGTTCATCTATCGCCTCCCGCTGTGCACGAGCGTGTGAAGCGTCTACGCCGTGACGGCGTCATTCAGGGTACCGTCGCGAAACTTGATGGTGAAAAAATTGGTTGCCCACTTCTCGCTTTCGTTCACGTGCTGACGGAGGGCTGGGGCATGACGGAGCCCATCCTTAGCCTGCGGCAATTGGCCGACGTGGAAGAAATCCACACGGCGACGGGTGATACATGTCTCATCCTTAAGTTGCGCTGCTCCGGCCCCGCCAACCTTGAAAAACTTCTGTCACGCATTCAGAAGGTTAAAGGAGTGCAATCAACCCATAGCTATGTGGTGTTAGGCACCTATCTCGAACGCGGACCGATACCAGAGGTGCCCGCGTCAATTAATCACTCAGGATCAGACAACCCCTAG
- a CDS encoding aldo/keto reductase, whose amino-acid sequence MQTIELGGVSVPRIGQGTWHMGENAGQRQAEVRALREGLDLGMTLIDTAEMYAEGGAEEIVGEAIRDRRDEVYLVSKVYPHNASTQGVQAACERSLHRLGTDTIDLYLLHWRGQYPLSETVDAFERLREQGKILRWGVSNFDTDDLAELDAPACATNQVLYNPDARGIEVDLLPWQAQHNMPLMAYCPIGQGGALLHDATLQRIADKHSATPAQVALAWSLRHPEVIAIPKAVNLNHLKQNAKADNVRLDDDDLAQIDAAFPPPTRKQSLQMV is encoded by the coding sequence ATGCAGACGATTGAGCTAGGTGGAGTCAGCGTACCCCGAATAGGCCAGGGCACCTGGCATATGGGCGAGAATGCTGGGCAGCGGCAGGCTGAGGTCAGGGCGCTGCGTGAAGGTCTCGATCTGGGCATGACGCTAATCGATACCGCAGAGATGTATGCGGAAGGCGGCGCAGAAGAAATCGTTGGAGAAGCTATCCGTGATCGGCGCGATGAGGTGTATCTGGTCAGCAAGGTCTACCCGCACAACGCCAGCACCCAGGGTGTTCAAGCTGCCTGCGAGCGCAGCCTGCACCGATTGGGCACTGACACTATCGATCTGTACCTGCTTCACTGGCGCGGCCAGTACCCGCTGAGCGAAACCGTGGACGCCTTTGAGCGGCTGCGCGAGCAGGGCAAGATTCTGCGCTGGGGCGTGTCCAACTTCGACACTGACGACTTGGCAGAGCTCGACGCGCCCGCTTGCGCCACCAATCAGGTGCTCTATAACCCCGACGCACGAGGCATTGAAGTCGACCTACTGCCCTGGCAAGCACAGCACAACATGCCGCTCATGGCCTATTGCCCGATCGGGCAAGGCGGCGCGCTACTGCATGACGCCACCCTGCAACGCATCGCCGACAAGCACAGCGCCACCCCCGCGCAAGTCGCCCTCGCCTGGTCACTGCGCCATCCCGAGGTGATCGCTATTCCCAAAGCCGTTAACCTGAATCACCTCAAACAGAACGCCAAGGCAGATAACGTCAGACTCGACGACGATGACCTGGCTCAGATCGACGCCGCCTTTCCTCCGCCAACGCGCAAGCAGTCCTTGCAGATGGTGTAA